One stretch of Chryseobacterium sp. LJ668 DNA includes these proteins:
- a CDS encoding acyl-CoA thioesterase: MIHTTHTIRVRYAETDPMKYVYYGNYAAYFELGRVELFRSIGISYDEIEKLGIWLPVSDYNIKYLKPALYDQKLEIHTYVKKIPGVRIEFEYEIYNEEKIKITEARTTLFFLDAATNKVIKCPDFLMKLIEENWKEDQVKIS, from the coding sequence ATGATACACACAACTCACACAATACGAGTGCGTTACGCAGAAACAGACCCTATGAAATACGTTTATTACGGCAACTACGCTGCATATTTTGAGTTGGGGAGAGTCGAGCTTTTCAGAAGCATAGGTATATCATATGACGAGATAGAAAAGCTGGGAATCTGGCTTCCCGTTTCTGATTACAATATTAAGTATTTAAAACCAGCTTTGTACGATCAAAAATTAGAAATTCACACTTATGTAAAAAAAATTCCGGGAGTACGGATAGAATTTGAATATGAAATTTATAACGAAGAAAAAATAAAAATTACGGAAGCCCGAACAACGCTTTTCTTTTTGGATGCTGCGACCAATAAAGTAATAAAGTGCCCTGACTTTTTAATGAAACTAATTGAGGAAAATTGGAAAGAAGATCAAGTAAAAATCAGTTGA
- a CDS encoding DUF2339 domain-containing protein → MSSVFAIVVVLMVLLILVYHKLSRRIDLLEKQISDLSKKAVPKHQETPEQKIANQSIEASDPEIQSQNVKTPIQNFEESEPQKDWLTPVFDFLRQNALAIMGIFTLVLGIGYFVKYAIDKNWIGETSRAGIGFIAAALIIVTGHFLRKNYTVFSSIITGGGIAVLYFTTTIAFREYQIFSQNSAFLITCLITFLSIALSYHYKSEILIIFSLFGGFLAPLMISTGQSNFLFLFTYLSVLNAGMLIVAYLRQWKSIGWISFIFTSIYLFFWTMEKAEITAIPFYGITYLIFYAFALQNYFKKNILEHLDILMLVLINFSSVAGLVFIFKELQIFPASLFPVVFTFINAVGWYREYQKKNFGTNYSVFTSIIISLITFAFALELKTHLITSLWAIESSLLLYIWKKTNHKIFKIFFYVLFPMVILSQMVTWARYLDSGSMNVIFNPVFITSMVLIGSCFMNLFLLKKDADEEKSELEFYENIFKILCISVIYFSVLFEIIYHISDESLVFIFIIGFLFTIYYLFILILFGKKLSFSKDFQIGLIYVFLLLLFGHILTSQVAKEIISNKIDYGFFFVHLLYIPVFIYLILKILPKSEFIKINISYWVISLIIILVFSFELYRSYVLINADKTDEIYTLEKHFNMLYLPIIWAVLACLFIYFGLKKTISEFNKIGFSLFGIMILKLYAYDVWQMDNVSRIIAFIILGIILLLSSFMFQRLKNIITNLVEKKDDPANKNL, encoded by the coding sequence ATGAGTTCTGTTTTTGCTATTGTTGTCGTATTGATGGTGCTTCTTATACTCGTTTATCATAAACTCAGCAGAAGAATCGATCTATTAGAAAAGCAGATTTCTGATTTGTCTAAGAAAGCGGTTCCTAAACATCAAGAAACACCGGAACAAAAAATAGCCAATCAATCTATTGAAGCATCTGATCCAGAAATTCAATCTCAAAATGTAAAGACACCAATACAAAATTTTGAAGAATCTGAGCCTCAGAAAGATTGGCTGACTCCGGTTTTTGATTTCCTTCGGCAGAACGCTTTGGCTATAATGGGTATTTTTACACTTGTTCTGGGTATTGGTTATTTTGTAAAATATGCCATTGATAAAAACTGGATCGGAGAAACATCACGCGCGGGAATCGGGTTTATTGCTGCAGCACTTATTATCGTAACCGGGCATTTTCTGAGAAAAAATTACACCGTCTTCTCCTCTATTATTACAGGTGGCGGCATTGCAGTTTTGTATTTTACGACAACGATTGCATTTCGGGAATATCAGATTTTTTCGCAAAATTCTGCGTTTCTGATTACTTGTCTGATTACTTTTCTTTCGATTGCACTTTCTTATCATTATAAAAGTGAGATTTTAATCATTTTTTCTCTGTTCGGTGGATTTTTAGCACCTTTAATGATCAGTACCGGACAAAGCAATTTTCTTTTTTTATTTACTTATTTATCTGTTTTGAATGCAGGAATGCTAATTGTTGCCTACCTAAGACAATGGAAAAGCATCGGCTGGATTTCATTTATATTCACATCTATTTACCTATTTTTCTGGACGATGGAAAAAGCAGAAATAACTGCCATTCCATTTTACGGGATTACGTATCTTATTTTTTATGCGTTTGCACTTCAGAACTATTTCAAAAAAAATATTTTAGAACACCTTGACATCTTAATGCTTGTTTTAATTAATTTCTCAAGCGTTGCAGGACTGGTTTTTATATTTAAAGAATTACAGATTTTCCCGGCTTCTTTATTTCCGGTTGTTTTTACGTTCATCAATGCAGTTGGCTGGTATAGAGAATATCAGAAGAAAAATTTCGGTACCAATTATTCAGTTTTTACAAGCATCATCATCAGTCTGATCACCTTTGCATTTGCGCTCGAACTGAAGACCCACCTCATTACAAGTCTTTGGGCCATTGAATCGAGCCTGCTATTATACATATGGAAAAAAACCAATCACAAAATTTTCAAAATTTTCTTTTACGTGCTGTTTCCAATGGTCATATTGTCTCAGATGGTGACCTGGGCAAGATATCTTGATTCGGGCTCTATGAATGTGATTTTCAATCCGGTTTTCATTACAAGTATGGTGTTGATTGGAAGCTGTTTTATGAATTTGTTCTTGCTTAAAAAGGATGCTGATGAAGAAAAGTCGGAATTAGAATTTTATGAAAATATATTTAAAATCTTATGCATTTCGGTGATTTATTTTTCGGTTTTATTCGAAATTATTTATCATATTTCAGATGAAAGTCTAGTTTTTATCTTTATAATTGGTTTTTTATTTACCATTTATTATTTATTCATATTAATTCTTTTCGGCAAAAAACTCAGCTTCAGCAAAGACTTCCAGATAGGATTGATTTATGTATTTTTATTATTGCTTTTTGGACATATTTTAACTTCACAAGTTGCTAAAGAAATTATCAGCAATAAAATAGATTACGGTTTTTTCTTTGTTCACTTACTGTATATTCCTGTGTTTATTTATTTAATTTTAAAAATACTTCCAAAGTCAGAATTTATTAAAATTAACATTTCGTATTGGGTAATTTCTTTGATTATTATTTTGGTTTTCAGTTTTGAATTGTATCGCTCTTATGTATTAATAAATGCTGATAAAACTGATGAGATTTATACGCTTGAAAAGCATTTTAATATGTTGTATCTACCTATAATTTGGGCAGTTTTGGCGTGCCTTTTTATTTATTTTGGCTTGAAAAAAACTATTTCGGAATTCAACAAAATCGGTTTCAGTTTATTTGGTATAATGATTTTAAAACTTTACGCTTACGATGTATGGCAAATGGATAATGTTTCAAGAATTATTGCATTTATTATTTTGGGAATTATTTTACTGCTCAGTTCGTTTATGTTTCAGCGCCTGAAAAATATCATAACCAATCTTGTTGAAAAGAAAGATGATCCTGCTAATAAAAATCTGTAA
- a CDS encoding replication-associated recombination protein A — MSQNTPLAERMRPKTLDEVLGQEHLTGEKGTIRKMLENDALNSLILWGPPGTGKTTLAEIISEKSGRKFFKLSAVSSGVKDVRDVIEDAKKQNLFSGKSPILFIDEIHRFNKSQQDSLLHAVEKGWIVLIGATTENPSFEVVSALLSRSQVYILRALSHEKLEELIDVALERFNTDEKTDFKIKEKQAFIQYSGGDGRKLINSVELVLSQFINSDTKEITNDDVMGVLQETMALYDKNGEQHYDIISAFIKSMRGSDPNGAVYWLARMIAGGEDIKFIARRMLILASEDVGLANPNALIIANNCFQAINVIGNPEARILLSETAIYLAVSPKSNSAYAAINDALAFVKKTGNLPVPLHLRNAPTKLMKDLDYGKEYKYAHSYEGNFVDQDFLPEEIKDVKFYEPGNNATEKKIYEELKKKWTNKY; from the coding sequence TTGAGTCAGAATACTCCATTAGCCGAAAGAATGCGACCTAAAACCTTAGATGAAGTCTTGGGGCAGGAACATCTGACCGGCGAAAAAGGAACCATCCGGAAGATGCTGGAGAATGATGCGCTGAATTCTCTTATTCTTTGGGGACCTCCGGGAACGGGGAAAACTACTTTGGCAGAGATCATTTCAGAAAAATCCGGGCGAAAATTTTTTAAGCTTTCTGCAGTATCATCAGGTGTAAAAGATGTGCGTGATGTCATTGAGGATGCTAAAAAGCAGAATTTATTTTCCGGAAAATCTCCTATTCTTTTTATTGATGAAATTCACCGTTTTAATAAATCTCAGCAGGATTCATTGCTTCATGCCGTGGAAAAAGGATGGATTGTTCTCATCGGTGCGACTACAGAAAACCCGAGTTTTGAAGTGGTTTCGGCTTTACTTTCAAGAAGTCAGGTGTATATTTTAAGAGCTTTAAGCCATGAAAAACTCGAAGAGCTTATAGATGTTGCTTTGGAGAGATTTAATACAGATGAAAAAACTGATTTCAAAATTAAGGAGAAACAGGCTTTCATTCAATATTCTGGTGGTGATGGCAGGAAATTGATCAATTCTGTAGAACTGGTCTTGAGCCAGTTTATTAATTCTGATACAAAAGAGATCACTAATGATGATGTCATGGGAGTGTTGCAGGAAACGATGGCGCTTTATGATAAAAATGGAGAGCAGCATTATGATATCATTTCTGCTTTCATCAAATCAATGCGCGGAAGCGATCCCAATGGAGCAGTATATTGGCTCGCAAGAATGATTGCAGGAGGAGAAGATATTAAATTTATCGCACGAAGAATGCTGATTCTGGCTTCGGAAGATGTAGGTCTGGCCAATCCAAATGCTTTGATCATCGCCAATAATTGTTTTCAGGCGATCAACGTTATCGGAAATCCTGAAGCCAGGATTTTATTAAGCGAAACGGCGATTTATCTGGCGGTTTCACCTAAAAGTAATTCTGCGTACGCGGCAATCAATGATGCTTTGGCTTTTGTGAAAAAGACGGGAAATCTACCGGTTCCGTTACATTTAAGGAATGCTCCGACCAAACTGATGAAAGATCTTGATTACGGAAAAGAATATAAATATGCCCATTCATATGAAGGTAATTTTGTAGATCAGGATTTTTTGCCGGAAGAAATAAAGGATGTTAAATTTTATGAGCCAGGAAACAATGCCACTGAAAAAAAGATCTACGAAGAACTTAAGAAAAAATGGACCAATAAATACTAA
- the yidD gene encoding membrane protein insertion efficiency factor YidD: MKLTFNKIITSPLVILIRFYQWFISPLLPKNCRYEPTCSHYMVESLQVHGIFKGFWLGAKRISKCHPWGGSGHDPVPPKKINNIQTNYKK, encoded by the coding sequence TTGAAACTTACATTCAATAAAATCATTACATCACCTTTGGTAATTTTAATAAGATTTTACCAGTGGTTTATCTCGCCTTTACTTCCGAAAAACTGCCGATATGAGCCAACCTGTTCGCATTATATGGTAGAATCTCTACAGGTTCACGGTATTTTCAAAGGATTTTGGCTAGGTGCAAAAAGGATTTCTAAGTGTCATCCTTGGGGAGGAAGTGGTCACGATCCTGTTCCACCAAAAAAAATAAATAACATTCAAACGAACTATAAAAAATAG
- the lgt gene encoding prolipoprotein diacylglyceryl transferase, whose product MFIFAFGIGYFLMTKMYSIDGVDTKYVEPFFTWTLIGTILGARLGHVIFYQPELFKEDFWSVFLPISTKNGLKFTGFAGLASHGATLAVIVTTLYYSYKIVKKNPLWVFDRLGIVVAIGGAFVRMGNFFNSEIIGKPVDPTSPFALFFPQQSGEYGVTVTRYPTQLFEAAGYVSLFILLWVLYRKTDKKYQQGWLFGLFFFLLWAIRFFVEFLKMPQGDEVISFGGLNTGQILSIPFMIAGLVIMVYSKNNKIAPETKKTV is encoded by the coding sequence ATGTTCATTTTTGCTTTCGGAATTGGATATTTTCTAATGACAAAAATGTACTCTATTGACGGAGTTGACACAAAATATGTAGAGCCATTCTTCACTTGGACTTTGATTGGAACAATCCTGGGAGCAAGATTGGGTCACGTTATTTTTTATCAGCCGGAATTATTTAAAGAAGATTTCTGGAGTGTATTTTTGCCGATCAGCACTAAAAACGGATTAAAATTTACAGGATTTGCAGGATTGGCAAGTCATGGAGCAACGCTCGCAGTCATTGTGACAACTCTTTATTACTCATATAAAATCGTTAAAAAAAATCCGCTTTGGGTATTTGACAGATTGGGTATCGTAGTAGCAATTGGAGGGGCATTTGTGAGAATGGGTAATTTTTTCAATTCTGAAATCATTGGCAAACCTGTTGATCCTACATCGCCATTTGCATTATTTTTTCCGCAACAAAGCGGCGAATACGGAGTAACTGTAACACGCTATCCTACCCAATTGTTTGAAGCTGCAGGTTATGTGTCACTATTTATTCTTTTATGGGTTTTATACAGAAAAACAGACAAAAAATATCAGCAGGGATGGCTGTTCGGGTTGTTCTTTTTCCTTCTTTGGGCCATCAGATTTTTCGTAGAATTCCTGAAAATGCCACAAGGTGACGAGGTTATTTCATTCGGCGGATTAAATACAGGACAGATCTTATCAATACCCTTTATGATTGCCGGATTGGTGATTATGGTTTATTCTAAAAATAATAAAATCGCTCCTGAAACAAAAAAAACTGTTTAA
- a CDS encoding NAD(P)H-hydrate dehydratase yields the protein MKILTAETIKSADQFTIKNEPIASILLMERAAATCARWIFENGKNHTKFAVFCGKGNNGGDGFAISRLLYLKGFDVDVFIDESNKKFSEDAQINYQKLKEISGISIRDFKEIAGIEFDQKTIIIDALFGTGLSRKLQGSYAEIISKLNTLKQIKISIDVPSGLFSDKILEESQTVFKADYTLTFQLWKQTFLHPETGKFTGEVIVLDINLSKDFIEKSASDYFVIDDQMIESIFWPRNEFAHKGSYGKAIIVAGSYGKIGAAVLATKSALKTGAGLTFTIAPNCGYEILQTSCPEAMFISGGEKFTEEIDIQQNAVYGIGPGLSTNSLTEKALLKFLKQTENHLLLDADALNLISNNKKSIQLIPGNSIITPHPKEFERLFGPTENSFERLELARTKAKELQIFIVLKDHHTQIITPEGKVFYNTTGNSGLAKGGSGDILTGIITSLLAQKYSPENACIFGVWLHGKAADFAADKFSKESMLPTDVIDELGNVFLMLNKKATTQL from the coding sequence ATGAAAATTCTCACAGCAGAAACCATAAAATCTGCAGATCAATTTACGATTAAAAACGAACCCATCGCTTCTATTTTATTAATGGAAAGAGCTGCTGCTACTTGTGCAAGATGGATTTTTGAAAATGGTAAGAATCACACAAAATTTGCAGTTTTTTGCGGAAAAGGAAATAATGGCGGGGACGGTTTTGCTATTTCAAGATTGCTTTACCTGAAAGGTTTTGATGTGGATGTTTTTATCGATGAATCAAATAAAAAGTTTTCTGAAGATGCCCAAATTAATTATCAAAAATTAAAAGAGATTTCAGGAATTTCTATTCGTGACTTTAAAGAAATTGCCGGTATTGAGTTTGATCAGAAAACCATTATTATCGATGCGCTTTTCGGTACCGGATTATCCAGAAAGTTGCAAGGAAGTTACGCTGAAATCATTAGTAAGCTCAATACACTAAAGCAAATTAAGATTTCAATTGATGTTCCGTCCGGACTATTTTCTGACAAAATTTTAGAAGAAAGTCAGACTGTTTTTAAAGCAGACTACACATTGACCTTTCAGCTTTGGAAACAGACTTTTCTTCATCCCGAAACAGGAAAATTTACAGGAGAGGTTATTGTTTTAGATATTAATTTAAGCAAAGATTTTATAGAAAAGTCAGCAAGTGACTATTTTGTTATCGATGATCAAATGATTGAATCAATCTTCTGGCCGAGAAACGAATTTGCCCACAAAGGATCTTATGGTAAAGCAATCATCGTCGCGGGAAGTTATGGAAAGATCGGTGCGGCAGTTCTAGCAACAAAATCGGCTTTAAAAACCGGCGCAGGACTCACATTTACGATCGCACCAAACTGTGGTTACGAAATTCTGCAAACCAGCTGTCCTGAAGCCATGTTTATTTCCGGCGGAGAAAAATTTACAGAAGAAATTGATATTCAGCAAAATGCAGTGTATGGCATCGGTCCGGGATTAAGTACTAATTCTTTGACAGAGAAGGCACTATTAAAATTTTTAAAACAAACAGAAAATCATCTTTTACTAGATGCAGACGCTTTAAATCTCATCTCAAATAATAAAAAAAGCATCCAGCTGATACCGGGAAACTCAATCATAACTCCGCATCCCAAAGAATTTGAAAGGCTTTTTGGTCCCACTGAAAATTCTTTTGAGCGACTGGAGTTAGCCAGGACAAAAGCAAAAGAATTGCAGATTTTTATTGTTTTAAAAGATCATCACACGCAAATCATTACTCCCGAAGGAAAAGTGTTTTATAACACTACCGGAAATTCAGGATTGGCCAAAGGAGGCAGCGGTGATATTTTGACAGGTATAATCACGTCGCTTTTGGCTCAAAAATATTCTCCGGAAAATGCATGTATTTTCGGAGTCTGGCTTCATGGTAAAGCGGCAGATTTTGCTGCTGACAAATTTTCTAAAGAGTCTATGCTTCCGACTGATGTTATTGATGAGCTTGGAAATGTATTTTTGATGCTCAATAAAAAAGCCACAACTCAGTTGTGA
- the mscL gene encoding large conductance mechanosensitive channel protein MscL, translating into MGFVKEFKAFAFKGNVVDLAVGVIIGAAFSAIVKSFVDDIITPLLLNPALEKANVKNIAELSWNGVKYGNFLSSIISFLIVAFVLFMMIKGINRLSRKEEEIPAPAGPTEDQKLLMEIRDLLKSKNNI; encoded by the coding sequence ATGGGATTTGTGAAAGAATTTAAAGCATTTGCCTTTAAAGGCAACGTTGTAGACTTAGCAGTCGGTGTAATCATTGGTGCAGCATTCAGCGCAATCGTAAAATCATTTGTAGATGACATCATTACTCCCCTGCTGCTTAATCCTGCTTTGGAAAAAGCCAATGTAAAAAATATCGCTGAACTTTCCTGGAACGGCGTAAAATACGGTAACTTTTTATCTTCTATCATAAGCTTTCTGATTGTGGCTTTTGTACTATTCATGATGATCAAAGGAATTAACAGGCTAAGTAGAAAAGAGGAAGAAATACCTGCTCCCGCAGGACCTACTGAAGATCAAAAATTATTGATGGAAATCAGAGATCTGCTAAAAAGCAAAAACAATATATAA